The Flavipsychrobacter sp. genome contains the following window.
ATTAAAATCATCTTTATTAAAAAGATATTATGAAGAAGCTTTTATTCACAATACTGTTATTGAGCGCCTGCTTAGTGGTAAAAAAACCACTCTGGGCGCAGGATGTGCACTTTTCGCAATTCTACGAAAATAGCATTATGCGCAACCCTGCCCTTACTGGTATTTTTAGTGGCGACTATAAAATAGGGGTTAACTACCGTACACAATGGAGTAGCCTTGCCGTTCCTTTTCAAACTGTATTGATGTCTGCCGAATCCAGAATATTGGTAGGTAAAGAAGCAGGGGACTATCTTAGCTTTGGAATAAGTGCTGCTTACGATAAGGCAGGTACTATTAGCTTCAATACGATGCAAGTTTACCCTGCTATCAACTACAATAAAAATCTGGAAGATAAACATGGCTCCTTTTTATCCGTAGGCTTTGCTGCAGGTTATATCCAACGTTCTATTGACTTTTCTAAAGCCACATTTAGCTCCCAATATGTAAATGGTGGCTATAGTCAGGAAAACCTATCAGGAGAAAACATGAACAACACTACTATTCAAAACTATGACCTTGCAGCAGGTATTAGCTTTAATAGCTCTGCTTTGGCACAAAACAACCTTAACTACTATTTAGGCTTGGCCGCTTACCATATCACCAAACCAAAACATAGCTTCAGCAGTAGTGAAAACTTAATAAGACTCACTACCCGATGGACAGGTAATGCTGGTTTGAAATGGACCTTTAATAACGCATATATGGTTACCGCCCATGCTAACTTTAATATCCAAAACCCTTATCAAGAAATAATGTATGGTGGCTTTATCGGCTGGCAAAACTCAGCTATTGTTGCTTCTAAAGATTATAGAAAATACTTTAGTCTGCATGCAGGTGTTTTTGTTCGTAAAGATGATGCCATTATACCATCACTAAAAATAGACTATACACATTTCACCTTCTTACTATCCTACGACATCAACAACTCTACTTTGAACAGTGCGGGCAACAGCAATGGTTATGAGATGTCCGTTTATATTCGCGGGAAGTATAAAAATAAAAATAGCGACAGAACCTACAATTTTGCTTGTCCCCGTTTTGAGAATATGCCTAACGTAAACAGCTTTACCAATTAACACACAACCAAAACTGATATAAATAATAATGCCTCCTAAACGGAGGCTTTATTATTACTTAAATTATGTTGTTTCGTCTTATTTACCTTCTTCTTCAGGAGCACCGTCATATACAAATTTAAAACCTATACCATGTATAGTTTGTAGTTCTACCCCAGGTTGTCCTTTAATGTACTTTCTCACTTTGGTGATGAATACATCCATACTTCTACCTAAGAAATAATCTTCCTTACCCCAAACGTGCAATAATATTTCGTCTCTTTTCAATACCCTGTTGGCGTTAGTACAGAAGAACTTAATAAGATCTGCCTCACGCTGAGTCAATTGACTGTCTTTACCGTCACCACTTAATACAAGGTTATCATAATCGAAATCCAAATTGCCTAATTTGAATGTACTAGGCCCTGTTTCTTCCTTTTTCTTTGTTCTCTTCAAGAAAACCTCCAAACGCAAAAGAAGCTCTTGCATGTTGAACGGTTTAGTAATATAATCGTCGGCACCACTTCTGAAACCAGCTATCTTATCATCATCCATCGATTTAGATGTCAATAATAATATCGGGATAGTTTCATTCTTCTCTCTTATTTGACCTGCCAAAGACATACCATCTTTTTTAGGTAGCATTACATCTAGTAGACAGATATCAAAATTATTTTTCATAAACTGCGCCCATGCTGCCTCAGCATCTGAACAGTGTACGACTTCATATCCATTATTATTTAGACTATCTTTTACTACATAGCTTAGTGTAGCATCATCCTCTACTAATAGTATCTTTGCTTTGCTTGGTGGCATATGTTCGCTTTATTTTTCTTGTATAACCAAAGTCATCAATAAAAAATACTCAATAAAAATTGTACTCGCAAGATACAAATACATTTTAAGTATTTTTCCCTCTTAATTGCCATTAATAGACCTCATATTCAAGAAATATAAGTTGTTTTTTATATAAACA
Protein-coding sequences here:
- a CDS encoding PorP/SprF family type IX secretion system membrane protein; translated protein: MKKLLFTILLLSACLVVKKPLWAQDVHFSQFYENSIMRNPALTGIFSGDYKIGVNYRTQWSSLAVPFQTVLMSAESRILVGKEAGDYLSFGISAAYDKAGTISFNTMQVYPAINYNKNLEDKHGSFLSVGFAAGYIQRSIDFSKATFSSQYVNGGYSQENLSGENMNNTTIQNYDLAAGISFNSSALAQNNLNYYLGLAAYHITKPKHSFSSSENLIRLTTRWTGNAGLKWTFNNAYMVTAHANFNIQNPYQEIMYGGFIGWQNSAIVASKDYRKYFSLHAGVFVRKDDAIIPSLKIDYTHFTFLLSYDINNSTLNSAGNSNGYEMSVYIRGKYKNKNSDRTYNFACPRFENMPNVNSFTN
- a CDS encoding response regulator transcription factor, producing the protein MPPSKAKILLVEDDATLSYVVKDSLNNNGYEVVHCSDAEAAWAQFMKNNFDICLLDVMLPKKDGMSLAGQIREKNETIPILLLTSKSMDDDKIAGFRSGADDYITKPFNMQELLLRLEVFLKRTKKKEETGPSTFKLGNLDFDYDNLVLSGDGKDSQLTQREADLIKFFCTNANRVLKRDEILLHVWGKEDYFLGRSMDVFITKVRKYIKGQPGVELQTIHGIGFKFVYDGAPEEEGK